TGAGCGATCAAATATTCCTAATAGTAACCTGCAAAGGATGCAAGTTATGaggattttaaaaaagttagagAGTTGACGGAAGATGAGAATCATGAAGTTTATAATAGTtgcaaaaaatataacaaattgtCATTCATTGTTCGTCTATACCATATAAAAGTTTTATGTGGTGCTACTAATAGCATTTTATAGAAATTCGTCTATACCACGTTCATATGTAATAAGTTTGATAGCAATTCGTCTATACCACGTTCATAGCACCACGTTcgtatataataaattttagacGAATTACTATAAAAGTTCATATGTAATAAGTTTTATAGTAATAAGTTTTATAGTAATAAGTTTTATGTGTGCTAAATATAGCAATTTTGCCACAATTATGAACGTGGCTAAATAGCTTTTTTTTGTAGTAATTATTTATGATGATGACTTAATTAGTTGATTAGGGTAAGAAACATAAGTTGTTTTTTTagtaatcaaattttaaactatTATAGAGTATTTAATGCTTATTTTCATTTGTTAATACTATATTCTTCTTAAATATAGAATTTATTACTATAACACGAGAATTAAGAAAatcgataatattatttgacatgttaataaattttatttattttttctaattcactcttttggagaaaaaattaattcatcTTCCCTTcatacactacgccaaaaaataatattttacagcgcgccttttacaacgctttttaattaaaaacatttttgtaTAATAGTTTAAAATTAACGGAgaatacaacaacgcttttctGACAAGCGCTTTTGGAAAACCGCTGCTATAGGGTCATAATGTTTACAGCCCTTTTGCTGAAATCGTTGTTGTAGAGTCATATAACACTTTCATATAATGTTTACAATTCTTTTAAAACGCTTTGGATATTAGCGATGAAAAATGTAGTGCTCTCACAAAatgtttttctataaataaataaatatatatatatatatatatatatactaatataataattaattaaatttgagtgttattagttaattataatCCTACCCAATTAAACCCAGATAATgattaacaaattttttaatattagtgATAGAACTATTCAAGTTTGATAAtcacattaattattaattacacTTTATTCATCTTTTTACTGAATTCTAAATTAACATGCGACTTCTTTTCCATAAAAACTAGAGATTAtgacccaaaaaaaaattatgctaGAGACCATGCGGTTTAGttggttacttttttttttctttctaatttttatAGAAAGGTAgactatttaattataatatatatatatatatatatatatatatatagaactaTTCAAGTTTGATAAtcacattaattattaattacacTTTATTCATCTTTTTACTGAATTCTAAATTAACATGCGACTTCTTTTCCATAAAAACTAGAGATTAtgacccaaaaaaaaattatgctaGAGACCATGCGGTTTAGttggttacttttttttttctttctaatttttatAGAAAGGTAgactatttaattataatatatatatatatatatatatatatatatatttataataaatatccTCTATTTCTAAGTTATAGGCAACATTTATGAACATTGTATTTATagaataaaatgaattaatgttgTTTTAGACAAATATAACGTTCAAATATAAGAcgtttgaaaaatattatccaTTCTTTTAGATAATATTCTTAAATGTTTCTAGAGACAATAAATGTGGTATTATGTTATCAGTGATAATCTTCGTCTCATAATTTGTTGtgcataaaaaattaaatttctcatCTCACTGAATTTTTTCTATTCGTAAGAGTTAGATATGGATCTTTACTCATTTGTTTAAAGTGTTGAGTCAATAGTTTCTTAAATATACGATAACTAGGATTAGGTACTAATTTTCTTTGTTTCGTAGCTCCATATATACATTCCATTTTAACGTTTAAAAacatcaatatattttattactcCACTACTTGACCTCACACAAGTTTGATGTAACAAACTCCATTTCCTGCAAACGTTGACTACAATTAAAAAACACCcttttttccataaaaaaataaacaaatgactTAACTAAGATAATTAATAAACATTTCTCTCGTACCTCTCTACTTGCTTTGCTATTAAAGGtgagagtatatatatatatatatgattgtaTATATAAAGTGGAAATGGTTTCATAGCCACTCCCCTAGTCATAAAGTTGACCAtgcattaatattattatttttctctataaaagCTACTACCATGAAGTTGATTTGCATAGTTGATATCATTGACATACATTTTAATTAGATCATCATACTATTCTCTTATCTAAGTTTCAAATTAATCCAAAAAAATGTCAACCATCATTAATGTGGGAGAGTCAAGTAATGAAAAAGCTGCTTTAATTGCATCCCCAGCAAGGCCAGGAGGATGGAAAAAAGGCATAGCTATAATGGATTTCATTTTAAGATTAGGTGCCATAGCATCTTCTCTTGCTGCAGCTATCACCATGGCAACTAGTGATCAAATTCTTCCTTTTTTCACTCAATTCTTTCAATTCGAAGCAAGTTATGATAGCTTTTCAACTTTTCAGTATGTCACATTTAAACCCTCTAACTTAATTAATGTCTTTACTTATATGATTCTAATATATACTCCATctgaaatatataattaaaaaaatattcaaaaaattaatttatttaattgaaattttaaattaaatatattaaattttgaattattatttttatttttattttatttcaaatggagtatttatataaatatatttatagaaatcAAATTAATGTTTACTATATAAATATGCAGGTTTTTTGTTATTACAATGGCATTTGTGGGTGGCTACTTGGTTCTATCTCTACCATTCTCCATTGTAACCATCATTCGACCTCATGCAATTGGACCAAGGCTTTTCCTCATCATCCTAGACATAGTAATTATGCTCCCTAATTGCAACTTTTATACGAGAATATAAATTCTAGCACTAACAACTTTTATacatataaacaaattattattcCTTTTTATCTTTTCTATATTTCTTAATTGATTAAATCACTAGCTAATCGAttagatttaaaatttaatcggTTAGTAAGACAGATTAATGAAcctaattgataaatatatcaaCAATCATAACCTCAACAATACCATTAAATCTCAATATCAGTATCTAAATATATCATTTACTACGTAATTGCCTATTATTAAATGATTACTTAtcattaactattttaattacttacatgactttttttaatattgctACACGTCCAAGATTAGGGACTAGAGAAAAGGGATTGTTTGCCCTTTGATTGCTACCAAagttaaaaaactatttttcgttttattacataaaaaaacacattaaatatattaattattttttacatcatatatatgaaaatcttgaaaacaacttataataaTTGTCAAAAATAGTATAGTATAAGTACTATTAACTTCAACTTAGATTTTAGTGcctttttttactaaatttttttaagacatTGATTAAACAATTTGAATaagaaaatttttaatttattatattgaacAACGTCAATGAAATGTCAACTAAGTGGTAACTTATAAAGTTCTTACtctgaaatgaaatataaaataaaaaaaaatgaaaaaattgatatatttaatatgaatttttaattacataaattaacttttcaattactatgtttatttatatttaacttcAGATGAACTACTTTgtaacttttaaattaaaagacaatTATACTATAAAATGGTCATCACCTAACATTTtacataacaaataataatcatAACAAAACTCTTCATTTGGTGTGACCCTTTATGAGTATGAGATGAGATACAGGGGAATTTTATTATTAGGTATTTTTTCAAAAGCAAAATTTTTCTAGGATAACTTACTactagttttaattttttttgaggaATTTTACTACTGGTTATAACTATAcgtcaaactttttttttgttatttataaaacCAACAAACTTCTTTTAATAAGTCTTTAATTAAACATAtgcataatttaatattaaattaaaaaatttccttGGGTTGTTAATTAATTGTAGGTGTTCCTAACATTGGCCACAGCTAGTGGTGCTTCAGCTGCAGCCATAGTTTACTTAGCACACAACGGCAACCAAGACTCAAATTGGCTTGCCATTTGCAATCAATTTGAAGATTTCTGTTCCCAAACAAGTGGAGCAGTTGTGTCATCGTTTGTTGCAGTGGTGTTCCTTTTATTGTTGATTGTTATGTCCTCTTTGATTCTTGGaagacattaaaaaaattaagaatattgCAACAATCATGCAGGGACATAAGTTGCCTGTAttatatgttatgttatgtttggttttgttttctctaatttatttttctttccatTTCCTTATGTATTCTTATATGGAGAATGATTACGCCgaagtaaaatataaacaaaaatgatctaataaagtttgtatttgatgtaaaattaagactaaatatattaattttttcttgaaattttttttagagttagGGGGCTCTGAAAGGAAAGAAGTTAGagatattttatagaaaaatagagCAGATGTTGTATTGTTTAAGAAACAAAAATGGAAAACTTAGATTTAGGTGTTTGTAAATTCTTGTAGTTAACCGGATCTTAATAGCAAATATCTATGGGCAGTGTAAAgtgaggaagaagaaagaatTGTGGGGAGAGTTATTCATAACAATGACGCGATAAATGAATTGTATCATAATCTCAAattcaagtaaaaaaaaaattagatgagttatcaaaaatttaatatttggtGTCATGATGAAATTGAGTATAAAATAGTTACACAATTATAACACTTTGatacaataataatttacaTTAGTATTACTTTTGTAAACAagaattttcatattttaaactCAAATATTGAGCACTTATGATTGTTAATTTCTATCGATacatgataatattttatatttctatagtcaaattaaaatatgatcatCTATTTTAGTTTGAgttattacaaattatttttcaataataaagtAGTacttaagtttaattttaaattaattagttacataaaaacaataaaaaaaaagagagacgAATAATCAAATAACTTATAATTGCATAAATAATACAtaacaaatcaaaattatatagaTTTAAGGATACTCATATGTACCCTAATCCAAAGGAAATTAGGTACACATAATGTTTGACAAGAAATTTCATACCAACCATAAAGATCACAttattatcataataataaacacaaactaatatatatttattgttagaAACAAGTATTTACATACAAGATGAAAGCAAAAAAATTCATACCTTATGTGACTCAATTAAACAACCACATTTCCAAAAATACGAGTCCAGCCAATTTTATCCGATATATCTTAGtcctacaaaataaattttaaactcatTCAACTTTAAATATTTAGTAGTTTCTGTCTAGTAACAAGAAGGACCAAAGGTACCAAATTTTGGTAGCTTCTATTTGTCTAAgcattaaatatcaattttgaaataaaggaaaaaaTGGAGAATTAATGccttatctattttaaaattccaaAAACATTACAATATCACAATCAAAATTAAGagcaaacaacattttaaaGAAACACAGTCGAATGCACAACATGATATTGATGTTCTCTTTCCAATTCCAAAAACACTACACTATCGTTATACATGTTTTTTTCACCTAAATTCACATAGAAAGTAAACTAAAGAAACATGTTACAGAAAGAAACCTTCCAACAACAAAAACTACACTAGAAATGCTGCACAAACACAtatcaaccaaaaaaaaaatataccttgTGTGACTTTGTTAGAAACCCAACCAAAGTTCAAACATAATCAACTgccaaaagaaaataaaattcaaaattaagaagttatatattgatttgaaagaaacaaggaaaCCACATTTCCTAAAAAATGAAATCTAAATTTCAACTGAAATTGcttttaagaaaaaagaaatccCTAGATTTCTATTGAGAAAAGATAAATcactaaatttaaattcaaaaaatgcAAACATAAatccataaatttattttcacaaaaatcataaaatgagGATGTGTTTCAGCACCTGTTTTAGTTATACCAAATCCATCCATGAATTTTGTGGTTTATtgtgacatttttaaaaatggtTTAGGATGTGTTTTAATGCAAGAAGGAAAAGTGATAGCTTATGCTTCTAACAACTTAGGTCTCACGAGGCGAATTATCCAACCCATGATATTGAATTAGCAGATGTAGTCTTTACTCTTAAGATTTGAAGACATTACTTGTATGGAGCGAAATTTGAGGTTTTTAATGATCATAAGAGCCTTACGTATTTGCTTgatcaaaatgaattaaatatgagacaaagaaGGTGGATGAAGTTTCTTAAGGACTACAATTTTGAGTTGAAATATCGCCCTAGGAAAGCTAATGTAGTAGTTGATGCTCTAAGTAGAAAATCGTTACATGTGGCTTGTATGATGGTACAAGAGACAAGCCTATTAGAGGAGTTTAGAGATATGAATTTGGATGTGTCCTTTAATGCTTTATGCTTGAATCTGAATAGGCTAGAAATTAGTAGTAACTTGAGAgggataataaaaacataacaacTATTAGATAAAGTATTGCAATCTCTTGTGGATAAGAAGAATTATACCTTATCTAGAAATGCTTTAGTGTTGTTTTATGATAAGATTATTTTTCCTAAGGAGGGGAGTCTTAGGGATAAGATTTTAGATGAAACTCATAACAATAACTTCACGATACACCCAAGAATAACTAAAATGTATCGGgatttgagaaaaatgtattggTGGCCAAGAATGAAAAATGATGTAGCTAGCTTTGTGTTTGTGTCTAGTATGTCAGAAGGTTAAGATTTAGCACCAAAAGAATTTAGGATTTTTACATGTAGAAATTCCTGAGTGGAAATAGGAGAGGATATCTATGGATTTTGATGGGTTTTACTAAGACGCGTATGGGTTCTGATGCCATTTTGATCGtttctcgctctgtaggccataacttgatgAGCTCTGGATATTGGATTGGCGCATACGagtaggcgttggaaagctaaaaatcagagctacaacttttgtgttggaataaaagcctAATGCCAaatttactgggcctaaattgcagatttagtaatctggacttttgtaataattttaaatagcagaccacttgtttttaaaccctaaagcccaaatcgagtactatatattaggagttttctttcttttctaggagaggaaattttaagatttagagtgataaaagaattaaacactttttattttagtttcatagaagactaattttataagattaatccacgagtttcaaaatttcatcaacacattgagattcaggttacactgtcaatttcgcttcatgattctatttatgtttatttgattatattgatattctgattggttaaattgaatttcaataggatcgattaaatttatttgacataatttggtttcgctttcaaatttaatcgaaatataattttgcgacgtttgatcgttaattgtaatattttgacgattgtgatgcttaatccagtcaaagaAACCGATTTCACATATGATTAACtacacttgtttgatcaattctaaagtcaaataagaataaaattacaaattagaaattaaacccGTTGATAGAATCTATGTTAGGTATGAAACTCGAATCAGcagattaatcgttttgctcatatgttaaaacaataaaatctaaaaaaaccctttctaatttcaattttcaatttaattaatattattatatcagaagtccttgcaaaATGACCctagttattacctctatttatattttatctattgTATTTGATTCGTGTGCGACAACAAATCAAATTTGCGCCATTGTCGGAGATCtctgataacaatattaaccaaTTTTAGAGTATTACCAACTCTCCTAACAATTGTTTCTTTGTGTTTTGTTGCTTTACAGGTCAAATAGGCTTGTTGCTAGCTCGTAGGCACGTTGCTAGTAAAAAAAATCCAGTTGTCAGGCGATTGTCTCAGATTGCCCCAAATTCCTTCATTtagaccattttttttttttttgaatttttcatattctccaaaaattaggAGATTGCCTCAAGcgttgcctttatttgattttaagaaattttttatggtatttttatatgtttttggattttatttgatagggttttcgaTTTTTGACTTCAATTTTAGCGATCAGagcattgttggaattttcagaattgtgattttgtattgcattgttatgatgatgcatgactagggctagttctgtAAATCTGCATTCCCTTGAACCTGGAATAGataagacatttcatttacgtcgtagacttaatagagctgaTAGTGCTAACGAGTCAGAGTCAGATAATGAAGGTGACAACTTGCGACCAAATATAGCTGATGTGAATAATAggaccttaagacaacttgctTCACCTAATGTAACTTATAACACAATGTatatcacatatcctgaagttactgtaccatttgaacttaaatctggtttaatacacttgacTCCGAAGTTTAATGGTTTTGCATGTGACGATCCCCACAAGCACTTGAAGGAATTACATGTTGTGTGTtataccatgaagcctcaaggactCACATAAGACCACATTAAGCTAAGAGCCTTCcaattttcactccaagatactgccaaggactggttatactaccttcaactaGGTTCTGTTACatgttggaatgatctcaagaaattgtttctagaaaaaaatttccctgcctcaagagctgcttcaatcagaaaagaaatatgtggcattaggaatattgacagggaatcattacacGAGTATTGAGA
The genomic region above belongs to Cicer arietinum cultivar CDC Frontier isolate Library 1 chromosome 4, Cicar.CDCFrontier_v2.0, whole genome shotgun sequence and contains:
- the LOC101512299 gene encoding casparian strip membrane protein 1-like, giving the protein MSTIINVGESSNEKAALIASPARPGGWKKGIAIMDFILRLGAIASSLAAAITMATSDQILPFFTQFFQFEASYDSFSTFQFFVITMAFVGGYLVLSLPFSIVTIIRPHAIGPRLFLIILDIVFLTLATASGASAAAIVYLAHNGNQDSNWLAICNQFEDFCSQTSGAVVSSFVAVVFLLLLIVMSSLILGRH